The nucleotide window GCGATGGTCCCGCGTAGGCACGGGACCTCCAAGGTGCGTGAGATCTCGGCGACGAGTTCGTCCTCCACTTCGGGGTTGACAAGGCCGCCGAGGTCGTTCACAAGGATGTTATTGCCGGCGGCGTTTCGCGTCCCTCCGAGGACCATCACCTTGAGCCCAAGGCGCGTGAGGAGCTTCGTGTCGGCCGCCGTCCCGAAGTCCGCGATGACGGCGCCGTGCGAATTCATCGCAACGGCGGCTCCGAGTATCTGGCTGCCCCCAAGCGTGAATTGCAGAACGTCGACGTCGAGCGCTTTCTTGAACTCCTTGAGCGCTTCCTCGGTAAGGTTCGGCGGGGCGACGGCCATCCGCTCGGATGCCCTGGAAAAGACGCCCAAATAGGGGCTGCCGAGTATCTCGAGTTGGACCAGCATGGTTAGGCTAGCGCCTTGGGCTGGTCGGTTTTTTCAGCCGCTGCGGCCTTCTTCCCCTTCGTGGACTTGCCCTTCGCCGCCGGTCTGGTTTTGGTCTCACCGGCCGAATCCGCCTCGGCGGCCGCGTCCTCGGGCTTTTTGCGCTTCGAGCCCGCGGTCTCCGCGCCTTCCTCGGGAAGCGACACCTCGACGACGCCGTCCTCGAACTTGATCATCTTCACGCGGATCCGCGGCGGCGGCTTTTGCATAGAGCGCGCCCAGACGACCTCGTTCACTGGGTTGTCGATCCAGATCTTGTCCGCATCCGCCTTCATGTGGCGCGAGGCGAATTTCCTGATGAACGTGACCGCCCGCTCGGCGCGTTGCGTCCTTGGCACCGTCTTCGCGGTCCGGAGCGGTATGGTGTAGATCCTCTCGTCTTCTGCCATTGTTATCACTTCTGGAGTCTTGATCGGCGCCAATGGTGCCGCTTCGGGTGCGATTGGAAGCGCCGCGACGTCCTCATCATGACCCAGGCTGGGACCCGTCGGTTCGCTTTCTGGGTCTTGGCGAGTCGCGTCTTCTTTCCTAGGGATTTCTTGCCCATCGTTTCACTTCCCGCGACGCTCGATCCGGGTCTCCCGCTTCTTGGGGAGGAGCCTCTCGATGAGGACCCGGAGCGTCTCGTCGTCTATTTTCCGTTGGATGCGCCCGCTTTGTGCGAGCGCGATGAGCTGGTTCTCGATGGCCGCACCGACATCGGGCCGGGCCATCGATATACGCGTCAGCCGTTCGCGCGCCTCTGGCTCGAGTATCTGGCGGAGGATCTGCTTCCTCTGCGCGTCCGCCTCGGCCCGCGCCGCCGCCTGTTCGGCAGCCTGCGCCTCTTGGCCCGCGGCGTTCTGTTGGAGCTGCGCGAGGCGACGCTTGCGCAATTCCTCCAGTTCCTCGTCGTTTCCGCCCACTTCCGGGCTCACCTCTAGTATTTCGCCAAGGCCGGGATCGTCGTGACCAGGGCCTCGGCGACCTCATGGGCCGCGGCGTCGCAGAGTTTCCTGCCTGCGGCACTTACCACGCGGCCGTCGCCTTTCTGGGTCATGACGAGGCCCGCCGCCTCGAGCTGTTGAAGGGATTCGCGGATGATGCTGCCCGAGCCGCTCCGTGCCCGGTTGGGTGCCGCGCCACGGTCACGCGTGCCGCCGTACTCTGCGCGGAGTTTCGAGACCCCGATGGGGCCCATCGTGTAGACTTTCCGAAGCACCGCCGCGACGCGGCCATGCCACCATTCGCGGTCGTACGGCGCCTTCTCCCGGTGAACACCGGTCTTCGCGAATGGCGCCCACGCCGGCGTCGCTATCTTGTCGTTGACGCGAAGCTTCTCAGTGACCTTCGCGATGAGCATGTCGGCGGGAACGTCGTAGACGGTAGTCATTTATACACCCCGTGGCCGCTGGGGGATTCCCCTAATATCGAACCCCTATTTATCCCTATTGGGGCCAGTGATTTGCTTCGTGCGGTGGGCCCGGAAAAAGACGGCGGTGTGGCCCCGGATCTCCACTAGTTCGCAACCGACGACCTCGGCGAGGCGTCCTGCCAGCACCGATTTTTCCTCGCTCTCGCGCGCCGTCGCAAGGAACCTGACCTTGACGAGCTTGTCCGTTTCGAGGCGTTCGTCGAGTTCCTTCACGATGCCTTCGGATATTCCTGCCTTGCCTACTTGGACCATCACGGGCAGTTCGTTGGCGCTTGCCCGCAGGCGTCTCCTCTCTTCACCGGACAGCATGTTTCGACCTCCGGCCGATGACCGTCCGACGCACGTCGCCGCAAACGAGACACGTGCGCACGAGTCGCCCCGCAAGCGTCCTTGCCCGAAGAGTGCTCCCGGCGACGAGCGGCATGTTGCACTTGCGGCAGAAGGCGAGCCTCATCGTGCGGCTGCGGGCCTTGTAGCGCATGTTGATGCGCCGCGCAAGCTCGCCGTAGCGCTTGGCCCGGTCGGCCTTTCCGTTGGACAGCGCCTTCGCGGAAAGGGCCGCGAGCTGGTCGATGCGAAGAAGCGCGATGTCGCGCTCCAAGCCCTTATCACGGCGGGACACGCCGCGCCAATCGAGGCCCCTCCTCTTAAGGGTGTCGCGCGTCAGGCGGTTGCCTCAAGGCGTATATCGTCCACACCCCACCCGCCGAACGACTGACTCTCGAAAACGGACCAGAACAGGACGTCTATGAAGTCCACGGAGGGGGCCCGGACAGTGTAGCGGAACCGAAACTCCACATCGTCCCCGACGAATCCGGAGAGGTCGACGGAGCGCTCTGTTGCGAACAGGACGCCCCCGCCCCAGACGAGATTCCCCGTGACGAAATCGACCTGGCTCCATTGGCCGCCCGGCGCGCGGGCCTCCACGATCATCGGTGCCGTCGATTGACCTTGGACCTTGTAGTACAGGGTCGCTGCCGTCTTCCCCGCAAGATCGATCGGTTCAGCCGGTCTTATGGTCGCATCTGTGCCTGGCGCGTAAGCGAACCCTGCAATGCCTGCCGTGTTCCTCACGCCACCGTACCAGAAGTGCGTGCCGCTCGTCGGACACGCGAAGAGGCAGTTTCCGAAGAGCACTTCGCGATGGTCCCAGCCGGCTGCGAGGCCGGTGGTGCCGCCGTTCTCGACGGTCCATTTCGAGGGCCCGGACTCCATGTCGTCTGAAAACATTAGCCCCGATGGCGTCACGACACTGACCGTGAACACCGCGCCATCCGAGCCGGAGCCGTCCGAGCCGATAACGAGTACTGTTTCCTCGCCCACGTTCGCATACGTCCAGGAGACGGAGGCTCCAGATGCGTCCGTGATCGAATCACCATCGAAATCCCATGCATAAGCGTAGGCCCCGTAGACTTATCCGCCCGTCGCTTCGGCCGTGTATAAGGTCGGGACGCCTGCGACGATGCTCGCGGGGATAGCCGGTTCTACGCTTATGGGCCCGGCATCTGGCTCCTCTGCGTTGAGGACCAGCGGCGAGCCCGTCGCCGTGGAGGAGAGGACCGCGTTCCTGATGCTCAAACCATCGCCATGTCGAAGAGCCGCGGCCGTCGCCCTCGACGCATCGATGAGCCCGCGGCCGAGCGCGAACCCATCGGCGGCATAGGTCTTGCCGGAAGGCATCGAGGCAGTCTCACGCAGTAACTCCTTCACTTCCGCTGGAGAGAGGTCCTGGTTCGCCTGGAGCAGCTGCGCGACCACGCCGGCCGCCAAGGGCGTCGCCATCGACGTCCCGGTGAAGGACGCATACGGGCCGACGATGATCCCCTCCTCTTCCACGGTGAATGGGGTCGGGACAGGGACCACCATCTCGCTTCCAAGGAGAAGGGCGTCCTGGGCGTTCCCGTAGTAAGTGACGGGACCGGCCAAAGCCGCCGTGCTTATCAAGTTCGTCCCCACGGCCGCAAAGTCTGGCCACGTCCTTTCCAGGTTCTTCTGTCCCCGGCTCGAACTGCCATCAACGTAGGTGAGCGCCTCGTTCCAGTTCGCCACACTGATGACCTCCGGGATGTTAGCCCACGTGCTGGTGGAAATCGTGTTGCCGTCGCCGCCGCTGTTTCCCGCCGCGAACAGGACGACAAGCCCTTCCTCGTTGACCAGTTTTTGCGCGGCCTTCGTCACCGAGAAATCGGGTTGCCAATCGCCGGCTCCCCCCCAGGAGTTGGACACGATCCGGATGCCGAGTTCCTCATGGTGCTGGTAGATGTGGTCGAAAGCAGCTAGCGCCAGCCCCACGACGAGCGCTTCGCCCGCCCCGTAGCCGACTAGGAACGATCCCGGCGCGGATCCCTTGTACTTGCCTTCGGACGCGACTGCCTTTCCTGCCGCCGCCCCGGCCACGTGCGTCCCATGCCCGCCCGTGTTATCCGTGTGCGCCATGGGGATTGCCAGCATGTTCGCCTGGACCGGGCCGTCGAGCGGCGAATTCGCCACAAGTTCGACGGAGTCGCGGCCGACCACCTTGTAGTTCGCCTTCGTGGTCCATGGCTTGCCCGTGGCCTCGCCGAGGTCTTTCAACAAGAGGTCGGGGTGGGTCGCGTCGATGCCGGAGTCGACGATGGCGATCCCGATGCCGCTCCCGTCGATGCCCATGGCGACGGGCGTCGACGAGCCGTTTGCGGCCCAGCGTGTGTGCGAGCTTGTCCACAATGGTCTTGCCCCGACGGCCTCAGTCGCCGTGTCAAGAAGATATGGAATGGTCCGGTCGGCCTCGACGAACTCCACGCCGCTTATGGACGCAAGGCTCGGGGCCAGGACGGCGGGGCCCGTGACGAGCACCGTGGGAAGGATCTTGTATGTCACAAGCGGCGTGAATCCGCGCTCGTATAGCGCCTTGAACTGCGCGGGGCCCGGAGGCGACGAAAACCGGACTAGGATCGAAACGGACTCGCCGGCACGTTCCTCGGCCCACGACGAAACGAGCGGGTCAAGACGACCTTGCGTAGGCGATCCATCGGTTGCGGTCACGATTGCTGTCGGAATCACCAGTATGAGAGTTAGGAACACTGCCCCCGGTTTCACTTTGCCAGCCTCCATGGGGAGGACCTTGGAGGGGTAATCAATGTTTCTGTGGCGCAAGGTCGGTGACACACCGCAACGGCGGCAAGAGTCCATACGAATTGCCAACATGATTTGCCGGGCGTTGGACGGAATGCTCCTGATGGCATTCGACTTCGATGACTCGCCTGCGGCTCGTGATCTTGCCGTCGGCCGCTTTGCGTCCGACGGACCCAGGGACCTGGCTTCAAATCGAAATGCTCCTGCCGGGAAGTAGCCCTATGCTATACTTGATAGGCGAAGCGACAAAACGCGGAAAAACGGCATGTCGATTCGGGCCCTGAGCCGATGGGGGCTGCAAGGCCCCCTCTTTCTCCCCTTGTGTCCGCATAGCGTCGGTCGCGTTCACGGGTTGCAGGCGGGGCACTTGCCTCCTTTGAGGCCGACCGATTCCAGCGCTTGAAGCCCTCTGACCAGTCCACCACTGGCCTCTTTCGCGGCATCGTGCGTTGCGCGCAGCCGCGCCATAGCGTCAGCGAGTCCGCGCCTTTCTACCATTTTGAGGCAGACGGCCTTGAGATCCACCAACTCGTCGCGTTGGCCCATGGCGAGAATGGCTGATGCTTTCCAACGGAGTTCGGTCTGTGGCGCGCCGCGAATCCGATTCCCCA belongs to Euryarchaeota archaeon and includes:
- a CDS encoding translation initiation factor IF-6 is translated as MLVQLEILGSPYLGVFSRASERMAVAPPNLTEEALKEFKKALDVDVLQFTLGGSQILGAAVAMNSHGAVIADFGTAADTKLLTRLGLKVMVLGGTRNAAGNNILVNDLGGLVNPEVEDELVAEISRTLEVPCLRGTIAGLNTVGSAAIATNKGVLCHPKITPEEIDVVEAALQVPAEIGTVNRGAPFVGAGLVANSRGAAIGRLTTGPELNRIEDALGYI
- a CDS encoding 50S ribosomal protein L31e; the protein is MAEDERIYTIPLRTAKTVPRTQRAERAVTFIRKFASRHMKADADKIWIDNPVNEVVWARSMQKPPPRIRVKMIKFEDGVVEVSLPEEGAETAGSKRKKPEDAAAEADSAGETKTRPAAKGKSTKGKKAAAAEKTDQPKALA
- a CDS encoding 50S ribosomal protein L39e — translated: MGKKSLGKKTRLAKTQKANRRVPAWVMMRTSRRFQSHPKRHHWRRSRLQK
- a CDS encoding DNA-binding protein, producing MGGNDEELEELRKRRLAQLQQNAAGQEAQAAEQAAARAEADAQRKQILRQILEPEARERLTRISMARPDVGAAIENQLIALAQSGRIQRKIDDETLRVLIERLLPKKRETRIERRGK
- a CDS encoding 30S ribosomal protein S19e, translating into MTTVYDVPADMLIAKVTEKLRVNDKIATPAWAPFAKTGVHREKAPYDREWWHGRVAAVLRKVYTMGPIGVSKLRAEYGGTRDRGAAPNRARSGSGSIIRESLQQLEAAGLVMTQKGDGRVVSAAGRKLCDAAAHEVAEALVTTIPALAKY
- a CDS encoding YhbY family RNA-binding protein yields the protein MLSGEERRRLRASANELPVMVQVGKAGISEGIVKELDERLETDKLVKVRFLATARESEEKSVLAGRLAEVVGCELVEIRGHTAVFFRAHRTKQITGPNRDK
- a CDS encoding ribonuclease P, giving the protein MSRRDKGLERDIALLRIDQLAALSAKALSNGKADRAKRYGELARRINMRYKARSRTMRLAFCRKCNMPLVAGSTLRARTLAGRLVRTCLVCGDVRRTVIGRRSKHAVR
- a CDS encoding S8 family serine peptidase, with product MKPGAVFLTLILVIPTAIVTATDGSPTQGRLDPLVSSWAEERAGESVSILVRFSSPPGPAQFKALYERGFTPLVTYKILPTVLVTGPAVLAPSLASISGVEFVEADRTIPYLLDTATEAVGARPLWTSSHTRWAANGSSTPVAMGIDGSGIGIAIVDSGIDATHPDLLLKDLGEATGKPWTTKANYKVVGRDSVELVANSPLDGPVQANMLAIPMAHTDNTGGHGTHVAGAAAGKAVASEGKYKGSAPGSFLVGYGAGEALVVGLALAAFDHIYQHHEELGIRIVSNSWGGAGDWQPDFSVTKAAQKLVNEEGLVVLFAAGNSGGDGNTISTSTWANIPEVISVANWNEALTYVDGSSSRGQKNLERTWPDFAAVGTNLISTAALAGPVTYYGNAQDALLLGSEMVVPVPTPFTVEEEGIIVGPYASFTGTSMATPLAAGVVAQLLQANQDLSPAEVKELLRETASMPSGKTYAADGFALGRGLIDASRATAAALRHGDGLSIRNAVLSSTATGSPLVLNAEEPDAGPISVEPAIPASIVAGVPTLYTAEATGG